The DNA segment aagcaactcagtgaaattgtgtctctaaataaatacaaaatagggctgggatgtggcttaggggttgaatgcccctgaattcaatcctcggtatacaaccaaaacaaaattaaataaataagacatcGACATAGGACCATGCTGTCCAGCTGAGATTATGGGGAATATATTGATGTGACCATAGACTTCAGGCataagataattttattaatgtgttgGTTTGGTACAAATAGGCCTGTAAGTCCAGATatagcttttgaaaaaaaaaaagatgatttgaatTCAATCAAtacagagaaactgaggaaaggACAATTGAACCTGGAGAGGTccacagaaggaaagaaggtgAAGCATCCAATCATGCTTCCTGCCCACTTCCATGGGCTAATGAGTAATGGCCATTTGGGCAAGGGTTGAAATTTTATGGAGTCAGTGCTGCAGAGCTATTTCTGGGCAATTGTAATTGTTCTTCCCAGTATGAAGTTTCTGGTGACCAATGAGGTTTGATCTTACAAGAAATGACTTTTAAGTCTATGCATTTGTGAGAATTGTTGCAAGTATGAATGATCTGTTTCTTGTTAACACTTGAAGCATACTTAAAATATGCCACATTCTTAACACTTACATGGCTCTTATCCAGTATAAATATTTGGTGAACAACAATACTTTTCCTAATAGaatagctttgccacattctttgcatttgtatagTTTCTCCCCAGCATGAATTTTCTGGTGTTGAGAAATGTGTGATCTTTGATAAagagctttgccacattctttaaaCTTGTATGGACTTTTCCTAGTATTAATTCTCTTGTGTCAAATACGTTATATTTGATtaggctttgccacattctccaaatttgtatggcttttctcccaTAAGAAGTCTCTGGTGTTGACTAAGGAGTGACCTTCAATTAGAAGCTTTGCTACATTATAgatatttgtatggtttctcccTAGTATCAATTCTCTGGTATTGAGTAAGGCATGATTTTCGATtcaaagctttgccacattctttacatttgtatgccATTTCTCCACTATGAAGCCTCCGGTGTcgagtaaggtgtgatttttttgattaaaagctttgccacattctttatatttctatggattttctccagtatgaatactcTGGTGTTGATTAAggcatgatttttttattaaaaacgtTGCCActtttcttcacatttgtatgccatttctccagtatgaactctCTGCTGTGGAATAAGTTGTGACtttcgattaaaagctttgccacattctttacatttgtatggcttttctcctgtatgaaatctctggtgttgagtaaggcatgattttgtattaaaagctttgccacattcattgcatttgtatggcttttctccagtatgatgtctctggtgttcagtcaggtgtgattttctattaaaagctttttcacatgctttacatttatatggcttttctccaggatgaattttctggtgtctagtaagttgtgatttttgattaaaggctttgccacatttttcacatttgtatggcatttctccagtatgaagtctctggtgttgagtaagttttgatttttgattaacagtgttgccacattctttacatttttatggcttttctcctgtatgaagtctctggtgttgagtaagggatgattttgtattaaaagctttgccacattcattgcatttgtatggcatttctccagtatgaagacgctggtgttgagtaagttttgatttttgattaaaagtgttgccacattctttacatttgtatggcttttctccagtatgaagtctctggtgttgagtaaggcatgattttttcttaaaagctttgccacattctttacatttgtatggcttttctccagtatgaagtctctggtgttctgtcaggtgtgattttcgattaaaagctttttcacatgctttacatttatatggcttttctccagtatgaactctCTGGTGTGGAATAAgttgtgatttttgattaaaagctttgccacattcttcacatttgtatggcatttctccagtatgaagtctctggtgttgagtaagttttgatttttgattaaaagtgttgtcacattctttacatttgtatggcttttctccagtatgaagtcgCTGATGTtcagtaaggtgtgatttttttaaaaaagctttgccacattctttacatttgtatggcttttctccagtatgaagtctctggtgttcagtcaggtgtgattttcgattaaaagctttttcacatgcTTTatatttgtatggcttttctccaggatgaattttctggtgtctagtaagttgtgatttttggttaaaaactttgccacattcttcacatttgtatggcatttctccagtatgaagtctctggtgttgagtaagttttgatttttgattaaaagtgttgccacattctttacatttgtatggcttttctccagtatgaagtctctgatgttcagtaaggtgtgattttttattaaaagctttgccacattctttacatttgtatggcttttctgcagtatgaagtctctggtgttcagtcaggtgtgattttcgattaaaagctttttcacatgatttacatttgtatggcttttctccagtatgaattttctggtgtcgaataaggtgtgattttgtattaaaagctttgccacattctttgcatttgtatgaCTTTTCTCCAGTATAAAGTCTCTGGTGTCCagtaaggtgtgattttcgattaaaagctttgccacattctttacattagTATGGCTTTATTCCAGTATAAAGTCTCTGGTGTccagtaaggtgtgatttttgattaaaagctttgccacattctttacatttgtatggcatttctccagtatgaagtctctggtgttgagtaagttttgatttttgattaaaagtgttgccacattctttatatttgtatggattttctccagtatgaattttctggtgttgagtaaggcaagatttttgattaaaagctttgccacattctttacatctgTCTGGATTTTTTCCAATATGAAGTCGTTGGTGTTCagtaaggtgtgattttcgattaaaagccctgccacattctttacatttgtttggcttttctccagtataaagTCTCTGGTGTCCAGTAAGATGTGAACTTTGAtaaaaagctttgccacattcttcacatttgtatagcttttctcctgtatgaagtttctggtgttcagtaaggtgtgatttttgattaaaagaatTGACACTTCTTTTACATTTCCAgattttctctccagtatgattaCTGTAGTGTTTAAAGAGGTTTGACCAACACTTAAagacattttcacatttcttcaatTTGTAAGGTT comes from the Ictidomys tridecemlineatus isolate mIctTri1 unplaced genomic scaffold, mIctTri1.hap1 Scaffold_97, whole genome shotgun sequence genome and includes:
- the LOC144374948 gene encoding LOW QUALITY PROTEIN: uncharacterized protein LOC144374948 (The sequence of the model RefSeq protein was modified relative to this genomic sequence to represent the inferred CDS: substituted 1 base at 1 genomic stop codon) produces the protein MPYKCKECGKAFNQKSHLTGHQRLYTGIKPYXCKECGKAFNRKSHLTGHQRLYTGEKSYKCKECGKAFNTKSHLIRHQKIHTGEKPYKCKSCEKAFNRKSHLTEHQRLHTAEKPYKCKECGKAFNKKSHLTEHQRLHTGEKPYKCKECGNTFNQKSKLTQHQRLHTGEMPYKCEECGKVFNQKSQLTRHQKIHPGEKPYKYKACEKAFNRKSHLTEHQRLHTGEKPYKCKECGKAFLKKSHLTEHQRLHTGEKPYKCKECDNTFNQKSKLTQHQRLHTGEMPYKCEECGKAFNQKSQLIPHQRVHTGEKPYKCKACEKAFNRKSHLTEHQRLHTGEKPYKCKECGKAFKKKSCLTQHQRLHTGEKPYKCKECGNTFNQKSKLTQHQRLHTGEMPYKCNECGKAFNTKSSLTQHQRLHTGEKP